One genomic segment of Ricinus communis isolate WT05 ecotype wild-type chromosome 5, ASM1957865v1, whole genome shotgun sequence includes these proteins:
- the LOC8284236 gene encoding tryptophan synthase beta chain 1, which yields MDISCSIQTSFFNGKLQNLRSAVRYVAAQRRTANIRVVCAKTLTSENPNSSKLDVVKPKIKILVPNNLPLPSPGKFGRFGGKFVPETLITCLRDLEAVFNSVLKDPEFQEELATALRDYVGRETPLYYAERLTNHYKNEKGEGPEIYLKREDLNHTGAHKLNNAIAQAMIAKRMGMETVVAATGAGQHGVATAAACAKLSLQCTVFMGTSDMERQSSNVLLMKLLGAEVKAVAGNFKDASSEAIREWVGNLQTSYYLAGTVVGPHPSPSMVREFQSVIGKETRRQAMEKWGGKPDVLVACVGSGSNALGLFNEFIGDEDVRLIGVEAAGFGLNSGKHAATLAKGEVGVYHGAMSYLLQDEEGQIIGPYSIGVGLEYPGVSPELSFLKEIERAEFYSATDEEAINAYQRLCKLEGIIPALEASHALAFLEKLCPNLSNGTKVIVSCSGRGDKDAATVLNYKQDS from the exons ATGGATATAAGTTGCAGTATCCAAACCTCTTTCTTTAATGGTAAACTGCAAAATTTACGGTCAGCTGTTCGTTATGTGGCAGCTCAGAGAAGAACTGCAAATATCCGTGTAGTTTGTGCTAAAACTTTAACAAGTGAAAATCCCAACTCCAGTAAATTGGATGTTGTAAAGCCAAAGATAAAGATCCTAGTTCCAAATAATTTACCACTACCCAGCCCCGGAAAATTTGGGAGGTTTGGAGGCAAGTTCGTGCCTGAGACTCTCATTACGTGCTTGAGGGATCTTGAAGCTGTATTCAATTCTGTTTTAAAAGACCCTGAATTTCAG GAGGAGCTTGCGACAGCACTAAGAGACTACGTGGGGAGGGAGACTCCGCTGTATTACGCAGAGAGGCTCACGAATCACTacaagaatgaaaaaggagaaGGACCTGAAATTTACTTGAAGAGAGAAGATCTTAACCATACAGGAGCTCATAAATTGAACAACGCAATTGCTCAGGCGATGATTGCCAAACGTATGGGCATGGAAACTGTTGTGGCGGCCACTGGTGCCGGTCAACATGGCGTTGCGACTGCTGCTGCATGTGCTAAGCTTTCTTTGCAGTGTACTGTTTTCATGGGTACTTCGGATATGGAAAGGCAATCCTCAAACGTACTCCTGATGAAACTTTTGGGCGCTGAG GTTAAAGCAGTGGCAGGAAATTTTAAGGATGCAAGCTCAGAAGCAATAAGAGAATGGGTAGGGAATTTACAGACGAGCTACTACTTGGCAGGGACTGTAGTGGGTCCTCATCCAAGTCCAAGCATGGTCCGGGAGTTTCAGTCTGTAATAGGAAAGGAAACAAGAAGGCAAGCAATGGAGAAATGGGGTGGGAAGCCAGATGTACTGGTAGCATGTGTAGGGAGTGGGTCAAATGCATTAGGGTTGTTCAACGAATTCATAGGAGATGAAGATGTGAGATTGATAGGTGTTGAGGCTGCTGGATTTGGTTTAAACAGTGGGAAACACGCAGCAACTTTAGCTAAAGGAGAAGTGGGTGTGTATCATGGAGCTATGAGTTATTTGTTGCAAGATGAGGAAGGTCAAATTATAGGTCCATATTCTATTGGCGTGGG GTTGGAATATCCAGGAGTTAGTCCAGAATTGAGCTTCCTTAAAGAAATAGAACGTGCGGAATTTTATTCTGCTACCGACGAAGAAGCTATAAATG CATACCAGAGGCTGTGTAAATTGGAAGGTATAATTCCAGCTTTGGAGGCTTCTCATGCACTCGCATTTCTGGAGAAACTTTGTCCTAATTTATCCAATGGCACCAAAGTCATTGTCAGCTGTAGCGGTCGTGGGGATAAAGATGCTGCCACAGTCTTAAACTACAAGCAAGACTCATAA